In a genomic window of Diorhabda carinulata isolate Delta chromosome 8, icDioCari1.1, whole genome shotgun sequence:
- the LOC130897355 gene encoding brain protein I3 isoform X2, whose translation MVSRLFVHLNQPTFAPMSEPASSIQTTVVVNPGVLEGCPVCHNKSWTGTYSCCAWLWCLCCFPCGIICCCCMRKKKCTNCGYRVG comes from the exons TACATTTGAATCAACCTACATTTGCTCCGATGTCTGAACCAGCTTCTTCAATCCAGACAACAG TTGTCGTCAATCCTGGAGTACTAGAAGGATGTCCAGTTTGCCATAACAAATCATGGACAGGTACCTACTCATGTTGTGCTTGGCTATGGTGTTTGTGCTGTTTCCCTTGCGGAATAATTTGCTGTTGTTGCATGAGGAAGAAGAAGTGTACTAACTGCGGATATAGAGTTGGTTGA
- the LOC130897355 gene encoding brain protein I3 isoform X1: protein MDPEKRRPPPYDDGRNQQANLHLNQPTFAPMSEPASSIQTTVVVNPGVLEGCPVCHNKSWTGTYSCCAWLWCLCCFPCGIICCCCMRKKKCTNCGYRVG, encoded by the exons atggATCCAGAAAAAAGACGACCACCTCCTTACGATGACGGCAGGAACCAACAGGCGAATT TACATTTGAATCAACCTACATTTGCTCCGATGTCTGAACCAGCTTCTTCAATCCAGACAACAG TTGTCGTCAATCCTGGAGTACTAGAAGGATGTCCAGTTTGCCATAACAAATCATGGACAGGTACCTACTCATGTTGTGCTTGGCTATGGTGTTTGTGCTGTTTCCCTTGCGGAATAATTTGCTGTTGTTGCATGAGGAAGAAGAAGTGTACTAACTGCGGATATAGAGTTGGTTGA